One Bos javanicus breed banteng chromosome 9, ARS-OSU_banteng_1.0, whole genome shotgun sequence DNA window includes the following coding sequences:
- the LOC133254445 gene encoding trace amine-associated receptor 8-like, whose protein sequence is MTSNLSQPDTVQFCYENVNRSCIKSSYSTASRVILYTVFGFGSLLAIFGNFLVMISVLHFKQLHSPANFLIASLACADFLVGVTVMPFSMVRSVESCWYFGARFCALHSSCDVAFCYSSLFHLCFISIDRYVAVTDPLVYPTKFTVSVSGVCICISWILPIVYSGAVFYTGVSDDGMEELVSALNCVGGCQIVVNQEWVLISVLIFFIPSLIMVILYGKIFIVAKQQALKIENTGSKAESESCKFRVAKRERKAAKTLGVTVVAFMISWLPYTIDILIDAFMGFITPAYIYEICCWGAYYNSAMNPLIYALFYPWFRKAMKVALTGGLFNDSSSTISLFSE, encoded by the coding sequence ATGACCAGCAATCTTTCCCAACCTGATACCGTGCAGTTCTGCTATGAGAATGTGAACAGATCTTGTATTAAATCTTCCTACTCAACTGCATCTCGGGTGATTCTGTACACAGTGTTTGGCTTTGGGTCTTTATTGGCTATCTTTGGAAACTTCTTGGTGATgatttcagttcttcacttcaagCAGCTGCATTCGCCAGCCAATTTCTTGATCGCCTCTCTGGCCTGTGCAGACTTTCTGGTGGGAGTGACCGTGATGCCCTTCAGCATGGTCAGGTCCGTGGAGAGCTGCTGGTACTTTGGAGCCAGATTTTGTGCCCTTCACAGTTCCTGTGATGTGGCATTTTGTTACTCTTCTCTCTTCCACTTGTGCTTCATCTCCATCGACAGGTACGTTGCTGTTACTGACCCCCTGGTCTATCCCACCAAGTTCACGGTGTCTGTGTCAGGAGTATGCATCTGCATCTCCTGGATCCTGCCCATTGTGTACAGTGGAGCTGTGTTCTACACAGGTGTCAGTGACGATGGGATGGAGGAATTAGTAAGTGCTCTCAACTGTGTAGGCGGTTGTCAAATTGTTGTAAATCAAGAATGGGTTTTGATAAGTGTTCTGATATTTTTTATACCTTCCCTCATTATGGTAATTCTTTATGGTAAGATTTTTATTGTAGCTAAACAACAAGCtctaaaaattgaaaatactggCAGCAAAGCAGAATCAGAGAGCTGCAAATTCAGAGTggccaagagagagagaaaagcagctaAAACCCTGGGGGTCACAGTAGTAGCATTTATGATTTCATGGTTACCATATACAATTGATATATTAATTGATGCCTTTATGGGTTTCATAACCCCTGCCTATATTTATGAGATTTGCTGTTGGGGTGCCTATTATAACTCAGCCATGAACCCTTTGATTTATGCTTTATTTTACCCTTGGTTTAGGAAAGCCATGAAAGTCGCTTTAACTGGGGGACTTTTTAATGATAGTTCATCAACCATTAGTTTATTTTCAGAATGA